The Cupriavidus sp. EM10 genome includes a region encoding these proteins:
- a CDS encoding CaiB/BaiF CoA-transferase family protein has product MQGTEQSEGNDFPLAGVRVLDLSRVFAGPLCGQVLADFGAEVVKVEHPGRGDDTRDWGMRIGETETTYFNSMNRNKRSITLDLQSKEGKQIVYDLLPQVDVVIHNFKTGGAEKLGLGYRQLKTIKRDLIYCAVSGYNSGGSEATRPGYDLVIQGEAGLMALNGEANTPPLKFGVAVVDLMTGMYAAQAVLAALFRRERKGNGQLIEMALYDCGVMVTGYYGLDAMLLGHDPARYGNAHPSIVPYGMFESADGPLIIAVGNNNQFEKFCRQVIDRPDIVEDPRFATNVARATNRVELTPLIVGLVRTFPRELLLERMTACGIPCGRVAGLHEALTSERTRESGLLHETPHPVAGTTHVFAPPYRLDGQRLPIRNAPPTLGEGTREVLQSLLLMSDAQLQELQARGVLTLPEVSKKR; this is encoded by the coding sequence GTGCAAGGAACTGAACAATCCGAGGGAAACGATTTTCCTCTGGCCGGCGTGCGCGTGCTCGATCTGTCACGCGTATTCGCGGGGCCGCTGTGCGGTCAGGTTCTGGCTGATTTCGGTGCCGAAGTTGTCAAGGTAGAACACCCTGGCCGCGGCGACGACACGCGCGACTGGGGCATGCGTATCGGCGAGACCGAGACGACCTACTTCAACAGCATGAACCGCAATAAGCGGTCGATCACACTAGATCTGCAGAGCAAGGAAGGCAAGCAGATCGTCTACGACCTGCTGCCGCAGGTCGACGTGGTTATTCACAATTTCAAGACTGGCGGAGCCGAGAAGCTGGGCCTGGGCTATAGACAGCTCAAGACCATCAAGCGGGACTTGATCTACTGCGCGGTCTCCGGCTACAACTCCGGCGGTTCAGAGGCCACGCGCCCCGGGTACGACCTGGTGATCCAGGGCGAGGCCGGGCTCATGGCGCTCAATGGCGAAGCCAACACCCCGCCACTGAAATTTGGTGTGGCGGTGGTGGACCTGATGACCGGGATGTATGCCGCGCAGGCGGTGCTGGCCGCGTTGTTTCGTCGAGAGCGCAAGGGCAACGGCCAGCTTATCGAGATGGCGCTGTACGACTGCGGGGTGATGGTCACCGGCTACTACGGCCTGGATGCCATGCTGCTGGGCCACGATCCGGCACGCTATGGCAACGCCCATCCGTCGATCGTCCCGTATGGCATGTTCGAATCCGCCGACGGTCCGCTGATCATCGCCGTGGGCAACAACAACCAGTTCGAAAAATTCTGCCGCCAAGTCATCGATCGTCCGGATATCGTCGAGGACCCGCGTTTTGCCACCAACGTGGCGCGCGCCACGAACCGCGTGGAGCTGACTCCATTGATCGTTGGCCTGGTCCGAACGTTCCCGCGCGAGCTGTTGCTGGAGCGTATGACCGCCTGCGGTATCCCTTGTGGCAGGGTGGCGGGCCTGCACGAGGCCTTGACCAGCGAGCGGACGCGCGAGAGCGGCTTGCTGCACGAGACGCCTCATCCCGTGGCGGGTACCACGCACGTGTTCGCGCCGCCATACCGCCTCGACGGCCAGCGCCTGCCCATCCGCAACGCACCACCCACGCTCGGCGAGGGCACGCGCGAGGTATTACAAAGCTTGCTTCTGATGAGCGATGCACAACTGCAAGAGCTGCAGGCGCGCGGCGTGCTGACGCTGCCCGAGGTATCGAAGAAGCGCTAG
- a CDS encoding 3-hydroxyacyl-CoA dehydrogenase NAD-binding domain-containing protein translates to MPNEAPVIRTVRQDGIEVISICNPPVNALGMRVRQGLQQAIEKANADDAVRAVLIVGEGKAFIAGADIREFGKPPVPPSLPEVCNQIESSGKLVVAAIHGPALGGGLEVAMSAHYRLALPAAKLGLPEVNLGLLPGAGGTQRAPRLMGVKAAAELMLGGKHLSAKAAQATGLVDRLAQGDDPVSAGLAYVNELLSQSTPVRRTRDLVIADKLAVLAELDLLQADIATRSRGLFSPQKIVECVRAAVELSFEEGLSRERALFIECLNSPQREGLVHAFFAERETAKVPEAQGAAPRPLAHIAVIGGGTMGAGIAVAALDAGLPVVMIERDAESIARGQANVEKVYDGLIAKGRLSEADKASVMARFTPSTAYEDIADVDLVIEAVFEDIEVKKAVFEQLDRVCKQGAVLATNTSYLDIDAIAASISRPQDVVGLHFFSPANIMKLLEIVVPAQVSPDVVVTAFELAKRMKKIPVRAGVCDGFIGNRILAIYKQAADYIMEDGASPYEIDAAVRGFGYPMGPYQVTDLAGGDIGWATRKRRAATRDPKARYVEVADRICERGWFGQKSGRGFYLYPQGARVGQPSPEVLAIVDAERQKKGIVPRQFTAEEIMRRYMAAMVNEGAKVVEEGIALRPLDVDVTFLSGYGFPRYRGGPMKYADMVGLPKILEDIRTFALDDPLFWKPAPLLEKLVAEGKDFSSLN, encoded by the coding sequence ATGCCAAATGAAGCTCCCGTCATTCGTACAGTCCGGCAGGATGGCATAGAGGTCATCAGCATCTGCAATCCACCGGTGAATGCGTTGGGCATGCGCGTGCGTCAGGGCCTGCAGCAGGCAATCGAGAAAGCGAATGCGGACGACGCCGTGCGGGCCGTGCTGATTGTGGGCGAAGGCAAGGCCTTCATTGCCGGCGCCGACATCCGTGAGTTCGGCAAGCCACCGGTGCCTCCGTCGCTGCCCGAGGTATGCAACCAGATCGAATCCAGTGGCAAGCTGGTGGTGGCAGCCATCCACGGCCCGGCGCTTGGAGGTGGTCTGGAAGTCGCCATGTCGGCGCATTACCGTCTTGCCTTGCCCGCTGCCAAACTTGGCTTGCCCGAAGTCAACCTGGGCCTTTTGCCCGGCGCTGGCGGCACGCAGCGCGCGCCGCGCCTGATGGGCGTGAAGGCAGCCGCCGAGTTGATGCTTGGCGGCAAGCATCTGTCGGCCAAGGCGGCGCAGGCTACCGGTCTGGTGGACCGGCTGGCGCAAGGCGACGATCCCGTGAGTGCCGGCCTGGCCTATGTGAACGAATTGCTCTCGCAAAGCACGCCGGTGCGCCGCACGCGCGACCTGGTCATTGCCGACAAGTTAGCTGTGTTGGCAGAACTTGATTTGCTGCAGGCGGATATCGCCACCCGGAGCCGAGGCCTCTTCTCGCCGCAGAAGATCGTCGAATGCGTGCGCGCGGCTGTCGAGCTGTCATTCGAGGAGGGCCTGTCAAGGGAGCGTGCCCTGTTCATCGAATGTCTGAACAGCCCCCAGCGTGAAGGACTGGTGCATGCCTTCTTTGCCGAGCGCGAGACTGCCAAGGTGCCGGAGGCGCAGGGCGCCGCGCCGCGTCCGCTGGCACACATCGCCGTGATCGGCGGCGGCACCATGGGCGCGGGCATTGCCGTGGCGGCCCTGGATGCCGGTCTGCCGGTGGTGATGATCGAACGTGACGCCGAGTCTATCGCACGGGGACAGGCCAACGTGGAGAAGGTCTACGATGGTCTGATCGCCAAGGGCCGGTTGAGCGAAGCGGACAAGGCGAGCGTCATGGCGCGCTTTACGCCCAGCACGGCATATGAAGACATCGCCGACGTGGATCTGGTGATCGAGGCGGTATTCGAGGACATCGAAGTCAAGAAGGCGGTGTTCGAGCAACTCGATCGCGTCTGCAAGCAGGGCGCCGTGCTGGCTACCAACACGTCCTATCTCGACATCGATGCAATAGCGGCCAGCATCTCACGGCCGCAGGATGTGGTTGGCCTCCACTTCTTCAGCCCGGCCAACATCATGAAGCTGCTGGAAATCGTCGTGCCCGCGCAGGTCAGCCCAGACGTGGTAGTGACGGCCTTCGAGCTCGCCAAGCGGATGAAGAAGATCCCGGTGCGGGCGGGCGTTTGCGACGGCTTTATCGGGAATCGCATCCTTGCCATCTACAAGCAGGCCGCCGACTACATCATGGAGGACGGCGCCAGCCCCTACGAGATCGACGCGGCCGTGCGCGGCTTCGGTTATCCGATGGGGCCGTATCAGGTGACGGACCTGGCAGGTGGCGATATCGGCTGGGCGACACGCAAGCGCCGCGCAGCCACGCGTGATCCCAAAGCGCGCTATGTTGAAGTGGCGGATCGCATCTGCGAACGTGGGTGGTTTGGCCAGAAGTCAGGCCGAGGCTTTTACCTGTATCCACAGGGCGCACGGGTAGGTCAGCCCTCCCCGGAAGTATTGGCGATCGTCGATGCCGAGCGGCAAAAGAAGGGCATCGTGCCGCGCCAGTTCACCGCTGAAGAGATCATGCGTCGCTACATGGCCGCGATGGTCAATGAAGGCGCCAAGGTGGTGGAGGAAGGTATCGCCCTGCGTCCGTTGGACGTCGATGTCACATTCTTGTCCGGCTACGGGTTTCCGCGCTACCGCGGCGGGCCCATGAAGTATGCGGACATGGTTGGTCTGCCGAAGATCCTGGAGGACATTCGTACCTTCGCGCTGGACGATCCGCTCTTCTGGAAGCCGGCGCCGCTGTTGGAAAAGCTGGTGGCGGAAGGCAAGGACTTTTCCAGTCTGAATTAG
- a CDS encoding IclR family transcriptional regulator — MAEELEEESLSGENQDRHFVTALARGLEVLSCFRTGDSFLANHEIAERCGLPKSTITRLTYTLTKLGYLHLVPETGKYRLGTATGALGSSMLANLDVRQVARPYMQQLAAETGSVVALVTRDRLSALYLECCRSTSIVTLNLDVGSRIPLGTSAAGRALLAAATPAERADLMERIKELDEMTWPVVERGIQESVTEYQSTGCVTSAGGWVKEVHGIAVPFLPGRGLPVMGISLAGAASYFPLSRLHEELRPRLLQTVQQILQSLCQSSAPIGPSAK, encoded by the coding sequence ATGGCTGAAGAACTCGAAGAGGAATCATTGTCCGGTGAAAATCAGGACAGGCACTTTGTCACAGCCCTGGCCCGTGGGCTGGAAGTTTTGAGTTGCTTCCGCACAGGCGACAGCTTCCTCGCCAATCATGAGATTGCCGAGCGCTGTGGCCTGCCGAAGTCAACCATTACTCGCCTGACATATACCCTGACGAAGCTGGGCTATCTGCATCTTGTGCCTGAAACGGGCAAGTATCGACTCGGTACGGCGACCGGCGCACTCGGTAGTTCCATGCTCGCCAACCTGGATGTTCGACAGGTAGCCCGGCCGTACATGCAGCAATTGGCTGCGGAAACCGGCTCGGTCGTGGCGCTGGTGACGCGTGACCGGCTCTCGGCCCTGTATCTCGAATGCTGCCGTAGCACGTCGATCGTCACGCTCAACCTTGATGTGGGCTCCCGGATTCCCTTGGGAACAAGCGCTGCGGGACGGGCGTTGCTCGCGGCTGCAACGCCGGCTGAACGCGCCGATCTGATGGAACGGATCAAGGAACTTGATGAGATGACCTGGCCAGTTGTTGAGCGGGGCATCCAGGAATCCGTGACCGAATATCAGTCCACGGGTTGCGTGACGTCAGCGGGAGGGTGGGTGAAGGAAGTGCACGGCATCGCGGTGCCTTTCCTTCCGGGCCGCGGCTTGCCGGTCATGGGGATCAGTCTTGCCGGCGCGGCTAGCTACTTCCCGCTTTCCCGCTTGCACGAGGAGCTTCGGCCCAGACTGCTGCAAACGGTACAGCAGATCCTGCAAAGTCTCTGCCAGTCGTCGGCACCCATAGGTCCGAGCGCGAAGTAA
- a CDS encoding glutathione S-transferase family protein: MIELYHCARSRSFRPLWMLEELQLPYSLKLLPFPPRVLAKSYLAINPLGTVPCMIDGAVKMTESSAICQYVAEVHGAGRLSVRPDEAVYGRYLNFLSFGEATLTFPIAIYMRYSRLEPEARKLPQAAEDYRRFFLGRLRAVDAIVSEDEYICGDRFTAADISVGYAVQFAAMNGLQDEFPEAVTRYLARLRARPGYQRALLVESMAEKSTAEERESEARASVLSSAEPPGGTGRKDNQHDAEITPEGSKAAATCNG, from the coding sequence ATGATTGAGCTCTACCATTGCGCGAGATCGCGCTCGTTCCGGCCGCTATGGATGCTCGAGGAATTGCAGCTTCCATATTCGCTCAAGTTGCTTCCTTTCCCGCCTAGGGTCCTGGCCAAATCCTATTTGGCCATCAACCCGCTCGGAACGGTTCCCTGCATGATCGATGGCGCCGTCAAGATGACCGAGTCTAGCGCCATCTGCCAATACGTTGCGGAGGTCCATGGTGCCGGGCGTCTCAGTGTGCGCCCGGACGAGGCCGTGTACGGTCGATACCTGAATTTCCTGAGTTTTGGAGAGGCGACGCTAACGTTTCCCATCGCGATCTACATGCGTTACTCGCGTCTTGAACCCGAGGCACGCAAGTTGCCCCAGGCCGCCGAGGACTACAGGCGGTTCTTCCTCGGTCGTCTGCGGGCAGTGGATGCGATCGTCTCCGAGGACGAGTACATCTGCGGCGACCGATTCACCGCAGCGGATATCTCGGTCGGCTATGCAGTGCAGTTCGCCGCCATGAATGGCCTGCAGGACGAATTTCCGGAGGCCGTCACGCGTTACCTCGCAAGACTGAGAGCCCGGCCGGGATATCAGCGGGCACTGTTGGTCGAATCGATGGCCGAAAAGTCCACCGCTGAGGAGCGGGAGTCCGAGGCTCGCGCGAGTGTGCTATCGTCCGCGGAACCGCCGGGGGGAACTGGTCGAAAAGACAATCAACACGATGCCGAAATCACTCCAGAAGGATCCAAAGCAGCCGCCACCTGCAATGGCTGA
- a CDS encoding class I adenylate-forming enzyme family protein yields MAPTTINHAVTDVANPCHGYDIASWIVELARRRGEHPFLVWEPFEGASRTYTYLGFLHTIRRLAGGLAQRGVKPGDRVIVHMENCPETILMRFACAWAGAVCVATNPLSAGPELEYFAQATGAVCAVTQSKFAQLFATHCPGLSWVAVVDDASVDATREQIVATMVPFSALLGDALAQRPADPSAPASVMFTTGSTSRAKGVVWTHANVLWAAEVNARQQDIREDDTHVLFLPLFHVVGLSWCFFSTMWAGGTIVLQPGFSRSRYWPVVMKHNATVGSHVHFTLAALRSEPVPPHAFRRWVTSTHDHAAAAHYKVGMVAGWGMTEVLTQVVVSNPEQGHLTGGIGRPSLYYDVKVVDDDGRQVSPGEAGHLMVRGRRGLSVFSEYDGDSAATEAAFDDEGYLQTGDRVRLHEDGWYAFTDRVKDVIKVRGENVSAAEVEATILKVLGVREAAVVGKPCDMQGETVIAFVGHASDLSAQQVEALQETVLEHCKRNLARFKIPAEIHVVAKLPRIGIGKLAKATLREWASVGNHSQSAQGTPRSAFERE; encoded by the coding sequence ATGGCACCAACGACCATCAACCATGCAGTGACGGACGTGGCGAATCCCTGTCACGGCTATGACATCGCCAGCTGGATCGTGGAGCTGGCGCGCCGACGGGGTGAGCATCCGTTCCTGGTCTGGGAGCCGTTCGAAGGGGCTTCGCGCACCTATACCTATCTCGGATTCCTGCACACGATCCGCAGGCTCGCGGGCGGTCTTGCACAACGTGGCGTCAAGCCCGGTGATCGCGTCATCGTGCATATGGAAAACTGTCCGGAGACGATTCTCATGCGCTTTGCATGCGCGTGGGCCGGGGCAGTATGTGTGGCCACGAATCCGCTCTCGGCGGGGCCGGAACTGGAATACTTCGCACAGGCCACTGGAGCGGTGTGCGCCGTGACGCAGTCAAAGTTCGCCCAGCTGTTCGCAACACATTGCCCAGGCCTGTCTTGGGTTGCCGTTGTAGACGACGCGTCGGTGGATGCAACTCGGGAGCAGATTGTCGCAACGATGGTGCCTTTCTCCGCGCTGCTGGGCGACGCGCTGGCGCAGCGTCCGGCAGATCCGTCGGCACCTGCGTCAGTGATGTTCACAACGGGCTCGACCTCGCGCGCCAAGGGTGTCGTGTGGACCCACGCCAACGTGCTGTGGGCGGCGGAAGTGAATGCGCGCCAGCAGGACATTCGGGAGGACGATACGCATGTATTGTTCCTCCCGTTGTTTCATGTGGTCGGACTTTCCTGGTGCTTCTTCTCGACCATGTGGGCGGGCGGGACGATCGTCCTGCAACCGGGTTTTTCGCGCAGCCGGTACTGGCCGGTGGTCATGAAACATAACGCAACGGTTGGCTCGCATGTTCACTTTACCCTTGCGGCATTGCGCAGCGAACCGGTGCCGCCCCATGCGTTCCGTCGCTGGGTCACTTCCACGCACGACCACGCTGCCGCAGCGCATTACAAGGTAGGCATGGTCGCGGGGTGGGGGATGACGGAGGTGCTGACCCAGGTCGTGGTGTCGAACCCGGAACAAGGTCATCTCACCGGAGGGATTGGACGCCCCAGCCTGTATTACGACGTAAAGGTGGTGGACGACGATGGACGGCAGGTCAGCCCAGGGGAGGCCGGCCATTTGATGGTCAGGGGGCGGCGTGGACTGTCGGTCTTCAGCGAATACGATGGCGACAGCGCGGCCACGGAGGCAGCATTCGACGACGAGGGCTATCTGCAGACCGGCGATCGCGTGCGCCTGCACGAGGATGGCTGGTACGCCTTCACCGATCGGGTCAAGGACGTCATCAAGGTTCGCGGCGAAAACGTCTCGGCTGCGGAAGTGGAGGCCACCATCCTGAAAGTGTTGGGCGTCCGGGAAGCGGCGGTGGTTGGCAAACCGTGTGACATGCAAGGGGAGACGGTGATCGCCTTTGTCGGCCATGCGTCGGACCTGTCAGCGCAACAGGTCGAGGCGTTGCAGGAAACAGTCCTTGAGCACTGCAAGCGCAATCTCGCGCGGTTCAAGATTCCGGCGGAAATCCATGTGGTGGCAAAGCTGCCGCGAATCGGCATCGGCAAGCTGGCGAAGGCGACGCTGCGCGAGTGGGCTTCGGTGGGCAACCACAGCCAGTCGGCGCAAGGAACACCGCGTTCCGCGTTCGAGAGGGAGTGA
- a CDS encoding acetyl-CoA C-acyltransferase, which translates to MRQAVIVSTARTPITKAHRGEFNLMHGPSLASHAVRAAVERARIDPESIEDAVLGCGFPEGIAGRNIARQTVVRAGLPLGIAGTTINRFCASGLQAIATAAGQIVVDGASAVIAGGVESITGIQAHPDAEKHLDPWIVHHKPDLYLPMIDTGDIVAARYKISREAQDQFAVESQRKTAAAQLSGRFQDEIVPVTTTMSVTNKDTGETSIREVTTSADTCNRPGTTYESLAKLSPVKGADRFVTAGNSSQLSDGASACVLMEARDAERANLDPLGAFKGMVVVGCEPDEMGIGPALAIPKLLARHQLTVGDIGLWELNEAFASQAIYCQQRVGIPDDRLNVNGGAISLGHPYGMTGARLAGHALIEGRRRGIRYAVVTMCIAGGMGAAALFEVF; encoded by the coding sequence ATGCGCCAGGCAGTCATCGTTTCAACAGCACGTACCCCCATCACCAAGGCTCACCGCGGTGAATTCAATCTGATGCACGGCCCGTCGCTGGCATCCCATGCGGTACGCGCCGCAGTCGAGCGGGCGCGCATCGATCCCGAATCCATTGAAGACGCCGTACTTGGGTGCGGCTTTCCCGAAGGCATCGCTGGAAGGAACATCGCCCGGCAAACGGTGGTACGCGCCGGGCTGCCGCTGGGGATTGCAGGTACCACGATCAACCGGTTCTGTGCCTCCGGTCTGCAGGCCATCGCCACCGCCGCCGGCCAGATCGTGGTGGATGGTGCATCGGCAGTCATTGCCGGCGGCGTCGAAAGCATCACCGGCATCCAGGCACACCCCGACGCGGAGAAGCACCTCGACCCGTGGATCGTCCACCACAAGCCGGACCTCTACTTGCCGATGATCGATACCGGCGATATCGTTGCCGCCCGCTACAAGATCTCGCGCGAAGCGCAGGATCAGTTCGCGGTGGAGAGCCAGCGCAAGACGGCAGCAGCGCAACTATCCGGCCGATTCCAGGACGAGATCGTGCCGGTGACGACCACGATGTCGGTCACGAACAAGGACACCGGCGAGACGAGCATCCGCGAAGTGACCACGAGTGCCGATACCTGCAACCGGCCGGGCACGACCTACGAGTCGCTGGCCAAGCTCTCCCCCGTCAAAGGAGCGGATCGCTTTGTGACGGCCGGCAATTCATCGCAGTTGTCGGATGGCGCATCGGCATGCGTGCTGATGGAGGCCCGCGACGCCGAACGCGCCAACCTTGATCCGCTCGGCGCGTTCAAGGGCATGGTTGTCGTCGGATGCGAGCCTGACGAAATGGGCATCGGCCCGGCGCTCGCCATCCCCAAGTTGCTTGCGCGGCACCAACTGACCGTGGGGGACATTGGCCTGTGGGAACTCAACGAGGCGTTCGCGTCGCAGGCCATCTACTGCCAGCAACGCGTCGGCATTCCCGATGACCGGCTGAACGTCAATGGCGGCGCGATTTCGCTGGGTCATCCGTACGGGATGACCGGCGCCCGACTGGCCGGACATGCTCTGATCGAGGGCCGGCGCCGCGGCATTCGTTACGCCGTGGTCACCATGTGCATCGCCGGCGGGATGGGCGCAGCCGCACTGTTCGAAGTGTTCTGA
- a CDS encoding 2-hydroxychromene-2-carboxylate isomerase gives MPAPTVQFLLDFGSPNAYLSHKVIPEIESRTGVTFEYIPILLGGLFRLTGNRSPAEAFAGIKNKQDFARLETQRFIDRHNIVGYRVNPHFPVNTLQIMRGAATALIDGGFETYVDVVFSAMWERGLKMDDPAVIEATLNEAGIDGARILARIGDQAVKDLLLANTQRAFERGAFGSPTFFVNDEMYFGKDQLRDVEEEIQRVLAQ, from the coding sequence ATGCCCGCACCTACCGTGCAATTCTTGCTCGATTTCGGCAGTCCCAACGCTTACCTGTCGCACAAGGTGATTCCGGAAATCGAAAGCCGAACCGGCGTCACCTTCGAATACATCCCGATTCTCTTGGGCGGACTCTTCCGGTTGACAGGCAACCGCTCGCCCGCCGAAGCCTTCGCGGGCATCAAGAACAAGCAGGATTTTGCTCGCCTGGAAACACAACGGTTTATCGATCGACACAATATCGTTGGCTACCGCGTAAACCCGCACTTCCCGGTCAACACGCTTCAGATCATGCGAGGCGCGGCGACCGCACTGATTGACGGAGGGTTCGAGACGTACGTGGACGTAGTGTTCTCGGCAATGTGGGAGCGCGGCCTCAAGATGGATGACCCAGCCGTGATCGAGGCAACGCTGAATGAAGCCGGCATCGATGGCGCACGCATTCTTGCACGCATTGGCGACCAGGCCGTCAAGGATCTCCTGCTCGCCAATACCCAACGGGCCTTCGAGCGCGGAGCCTTCGGCTCACCAACGTTCTTCGTCAACGATGAGATGTACTTTGGCAAGGACCAGTTGCGTGACGTGGAAGAAGAAATCCAGCGCGTTCTGGCCCAATAG
- a CDS encoding acyl-CoA dehydrogenase family protein: MNFELTEDQRLVIDAVSRYLTREYSLAERTATVSGKSRAWRALAEQGMFALPFEERFGGGGGNWTDVAVVVQEFGRALLNEPYMASVVFPGALIQAAASEPQKQDLLPRIIDGSMRFAVAYEEADSAYALLNIDAEYADADGGYVLDGRKKGILAGDIDVLIVLARRGDDFRLFMVPTSTPGVGMVTHPSVDGGSISEATFSNVRIPVDAMLGDGTETSKHLEFALDIARIGLCAEAVGIMESMIRDTAEYARTRKQFGVPIGSFQVLQHKLVDMFVHTEQAKSSVWRALAFVDDVAERAQACASAKALVGIGARFVGQQAIQIHGGMGMTEEMGISHGFRRLTAIEQSLGNAAYHLRRVARRTSRELAPN, encoded by the coding sequence ATGAATTTTGAACTGACTGAAGACCAGCGACTCGTGATTGACGCCGTGTCGCGATATCTGACCCGCGAGTACAGCCTCGCGGAGCGGACTGCGACCGTCTCCGGAAAATCCAGGGCCTGGCGCGCGCTTGCCGAGCAGGGCATGTTTGCCTTGCCGTTTGAGGAGCGCTTCGGAGGCGGGGGCGGCAACTGGACCGACGTTGCCGTGGTGGTACAAGAGTTTGGCAGGGCGCTTCTCAATGAGCCCTACATGGCGTCGGTCGTCTTTCCCGGTGCGTTGATTCAGGCCGCCGCAAGCGAGCCACAGAAGCAGGACCTCCTGCCGCGGATCATCGATGGCTCGATGCGCTTTGCCGTGGCCTACGAGGAGGCCGATTCCGCCTATGCCCTGCTGAACATCGATGCGGAATATGCCGATGCGGACGGCGGCTACGTGCTGGATGGCCGCAAGAAGGGCATCCTCGCGGGCGACATCGATGTGCTGATCGTGCTGGCGCGTCGCGGTGACGATTTCCGGCTGTTCATGGTGCCGACCAGCACGCCCGGCGTCGGCATGGTGACGCATCCGTCGGTGGATGGCGGGTCGATTTCGGAAGCAACGTTCAGCAACGTCAGGATTCCCGTCGACGCCATGCTGGGCGATGGCACCGAGACGTCGAAGCACCTTGAGTTCGCGCTGGATATCGCCCGCATTGGACTGTGCGCTGAAGCGGTAGGCATCATGGAATCGATGATCCGGGATACTGCGGAGTACGCGCGCACGCGCAAGCAGTTCGGCGTTCCTATCGGCAGTTTTCAGGTCCTGCAGCACAAGCTCGTCGACATGTTCGTGCATACCGAGCAGGCGAAATCGTCGGTGTGGCGCGCATTGGCTTTTGTTGACGACGTAGCGGAGCGCGCGCAGGCCTGTGCGTCGGCGAAGGCGCTGGTCGGCATTGGTGCGCGCTTTGTCGGGCAGCAGGCCATCCAGATTCATGGCGGGATGGGCATGACGGAAGAGATGGGCATCTCGCACGGCTTCCGGCGACTGACGGCAATTGAGCAGTCACTCGGCAACGCTGCCTACCATCTGCGGCGCGTTGCCAGGAGGACATCGCGCGAACTGGCGCCGAATTGA